In Corylus avellana chromosome ca2, CavTom2PMs-1.0, the following proteins share a genomic window:
- the LOC132171689 gene encoding magnesium/proton exchanger isoform X2, giving the protein MASAHKKIVENIAGVSSIVGLEKCESYLLFPGETALGDGFRALLYFLGLAYCFIGLSAITARFFRSMENVVKQTRKVVEIDPSTKAEIVRYEKVWNYTIADITLLAFGTSFPQISLATIDALRNIGDLYAGGLGPATLVGSAAFDLFPIHAVCVVVPKAGELKKISDIGVWLVELFWSFWAYIWLYIILEVWTPNVVTLWEALLTVLQFGLLLTHAYAQDKRWPYLSLPLERTERPEDWVPLEATSCKNEYSQINFGEDEISDIVDIFSIHSTSETGQAYQKVPGTYDVAECSNNDIQNKISLEDSHVLKLWKQQFMDALTLESTESRKLNNVYLRLARVSWLLLLVPWRLLFAFVPPYQIVHGWIAFICSLIFISGIAYIVTELTDLISCVTGINAYVIAFTALAGGTSWPDLVASKIAAERQTTADSAIANITCSPRREGGASVAKVHEKRLNSLAKLVDAILMQRQWHFTFFFLQQFSEYICWHRHSVAD; this is encoded by the exons ATGGCCTCTGCACATAAGAAAATTGTGGAAAACATAGCTGGTGTTTCCAGCATTGTTGGGCTTGAAAAATGTGAAAGCTACTTGCTATTTCCTGGTGAAACTGCCCTTGGGGATGGTTTTCGGGCCTTATTATATTTTCTAGGTCTGGCTTACTGTTTCATTGGATTGTCTGCTATAACTGCTCGTTTCTTCCGCTCTATGGAAAATGTTGTGAAGCAAACACGGAAAGTGGTAGAGATAGATCCTTCCACTAAAGCTGAAATTGTTAGATATGAAAAGGTGTGGAATTACACGATTGCAGACATTACCCTTCTGGCCTTTGGGACTAGCTTTCCTCAAATATCATTAGCCACTATTGATGCCCTACGAAACATTGGTGACCTGTATGCTGGAG GTTTGGGTCCTGCAACGCTTGTTGGTTCTGCTGCATTCGACCTTTTCCCCATCCATGCTGTTTGTGTTGTAGTTCCAAAAGCTGGAGAGTTGAAAAAGATATCTGATATAGGAGTTTGGCTAGTGGAGCTCTTTTGGTCTTTTTGGGCTTATATTTGGTTGTACATAATATTAGAG GTATGGACTCCAAATGTGGTTACACTGTGGGAGGCCTTATTGACGGTACTGCAATTTGGATTGCTGCTGACTCATGCTTATGCTCAAGACAAGCGTTGGCCCTACTTGTCTCTTCCTCT GGAAAGAACTGAGAGGCCAGAGGACTGGGTGCCGTTGGAAGCCACATCATGCAAGAATGAGTACTCTCAGATAAATTTTGGTGAAGATGAAATCAGCGACATTGTTgatattttctccattcattCAACAAGTGAAACGG GTCAAGCGTATCAAAAAGTGCCTGGAACTTATGATGTTGCTGAATGCTCCAACAATGATATCCAGAACAAGATCAGTTTAGAAGATTCTCATGTGCTCAAACTTTGGAAACAGCAATTCATGGATGCACTCACG TTGGAAAGCACAGAATCAAGAAAACTGAACAATGTCTATCTGCGACTAGCAAGAGTTTCCTGGCTGTTGCTTCTTGTACCATGGAGacttctttttgcttttgtgcCTCCTTACCAGATTGTCCATGGTTGGATTGCCTTCATCtgctctctcattttcatcagtGGGATAGCTTACATTGTAACTGAGCTGACAGATCTTATAAGTTGTGTCACAG GAATAAATGCATATGTCATAGCATTTACAGCATTAGCAGGTGGAACTTCATGGCCAGACTTGGTGGCAAGTAAGATTGCTGCTGAACGTCAGACAACAGCGGATTCTGCCATTGCAAACATCACTTGCAG TCCAAGGAGGGAGGGGGGAGCAAGTGTTGCAAAGGTCCATGAGAAAAGACTCAATTCACTGGCCAAGCTAGTGGATGCTATTCTAATGCAGAGGCAGTGGcattttacctttttctttttgcagcAATTCAGTGAATATATATGTTGGCATCGGCATTCCGTGGCTGATTGA
- the LOC132171689 gene encoding magnesium/proton exchanger isoform X1: MASAHKKIVENIAGVSSIVGLEKCESYLLFPGETALGDGFRALLYFLGLAYCFIGLSAITARFFRSMENVVKQTRKVVEIDPSTKAEIVRYEKVWNYTIADITLLAFGTSFPQISLATIDALRNIGDLYAGGLGPATLVGSAAFDLFPIHAVCVVVPKAGELKKISDIGVWLVELFWSFWAYIWLYIILEVWTPNVVTLWEALLTVLQFGLLLTHAYAQDKRWPYLSLPLERTERPEDWVPLEATSCKNEYSQINFGEDEISDIVDIFSIHSTSETGQAYQKVPGTYDVAECSNNDIQNKISLEDSHVLKLWKQQFMDALTLESTESRKLNNVYLRLARVSWLLLLVPWRLLFAFVPPYQIVHGWIAFICSLIFISGIAYIVTELTDLISCVTGINAYVIAFTALAGGTSWPDLVASKIAAERQTTADSAIANITCSNSVNIYVGIGIPWLIDTAYNFIAYREPLRINNAEGLSFSLLVFFSTSVGCIAVLVFRRLTLGAELGGPRHWAWITCVFFMLLWIIFVVLSSLKVSGII, from the exons ATGGCCTCTGCACATAAGAAAATTGTGGAAAACATAGCTGGTGTTTCCAGCATTGTTGGGCTTGAAAAATGTGAAAGCTACTTGCTATTTCCTGGTGAAACTGCCCTTGGGGATGGTTTTCGGGCCTTATTATATTTTCTAGGTCTGGCTTACTGTTTCATTGGATTGTCTGCTATAACTGCTCGTTTCTTCCGCTCTATGGAAAATGTTGTGAAGCAAACACGGAAAGTGGTAGAGATAGATCCTTCCACTAAAGCTGAAATTGTTAGATATGAAAAGGTGTGGAATTACACGATTGCAGACATTACCCTTCTGGCCTTTGGGACTAGCTTTCCTCAAATATCATTAGCCACTATTGATGCCCTACGAAACATTGGTGACCTGTATGCTGGAG GTTTGGGTCCTGCAACGCTTGTTGGTTCTGCTGCATTCGACCTTTTCCCCATCCATGCTGTTTGTGTTGTAGTTCCAAAAGCTGGAGAGTTGAAAAAGATATCTGATATAGGAGTTTGGCTAGTGGAGCTCTTTTGGTCTTTTTGGGCTTATATTTGGTTGTACATAATATTAGAG GTATGGACTCCAAATGTGGTTACACTGTGGGAGGCCTTATTGACGGTACTGCAATTTGGATTGCTGCTGACTCATGCTTATGCTCAAGACAAGCGTTGGCCCTACTTGTCTCTTCCTCT GGAAAGAACTGAGAGGCCAGAGGACTGGGTGCCGTTGGAAGCCACATCATGCAAGAATGAGTACTCTCAGATAAATTTTGGTGAAGATGAAATCAGCGACATTGTTgatattttctccattcattCAACAAGTGAAACGG GTCAAGCGTATCAAAAAGTGCCTGGAACTTATGATGTTGCTGAATGCTCCAACAATGATATCCAGAACAAGATCAGTTTAGAAGATTCTCATGTGCTCAAACTTTGGAAACAGCAATTCATGGATGCACTCACG TTGGAAAGCACAGAATCAAGAAAACTGAACAATGTCTATCTGCGACTAGCAAGAGTTTCCTGGCTGTTGCTTCTTGTACCATGGAGacttctttttgcttttgtgcCTCCTTACCAGATTGTCCATGGTTGGATTGCCTTCATCtgctctctcattttcatcagtGGGATAGCTTACATTGTAACTGAGCTGACAGATCTTATAAGTTGTGTCACAG GAATAAATGCATATGTCATAGCATTTACAGCATTAGCAGGTGGAACTTCATGGCCAGACTTGGTGGCAAGTAAGATTGCTGCTGAACGTCAGACAACAGCGGATTCTGCCATTGCAAACATCACTTGCAG cAATTCAGTGAATATATATGTTGGCATCGGCATTCCGTGGCTGATTGATACGGCATACAATTTCATCGCATATAGAGAACCGCTGCGGATCAATAATGCAGAGGGACTGAGCTTCTCTTTGCTTGTTTTCTTCTCTACTTCTGTAGGGTGCATTGCTGTTCTGGTATTTAGGCGTCTAACATTGGGAGCAGAGCTGGGAGGGCCAAGGCATTGGGCCTGGATTACCTGCGTGTTCTTCATGTTGCTTTGGATTATTTTCGTTGTGCTGTCTTCCCTCAAAGTTTCAGGCATCATATGA
- the LOC132171433 gene encoding large ribosomal subunit protein eL22z — protein sequence MSRGGAAVGAKGKKKGATFVVDCAKPVEDKIMDIASLEKFLQERIKVGGKAGALGESVTVTREKNKISVTSDSNFSKRYLKYLTKKYLKKHNVRDWLRVIASNKDRNVYELRYFNIAENEGEEEE from the exons ATGAGCCGCGGGGGAGCAGCGGTGGGGGCGAAGGGGAAGAAGAAGGGAGCGACGTTCGTGGTCGACTGCGCGAAGCCGGTGGAGGATAAGATCATGGACATCGCCTCACTCGAGAAGTTCCTTCAGGAGCGCATCAAGGTCGGCGGCAAGGCCGGTGCTCTCGGCGAATCCGTCACCGTTACCCGCGAGAAGAACAAGATCTCCGTCACCTCCGACAGCAACTTCTCCAAAAG GTATCTCAAATACTTGACTAAGAAGTACTTGAAGAAGCACAACGTGAGGGATTGGCTTCGGGTGATTGCTTCCAACAAGGACAGGAATGTTTACGAGTTGAGATACTTCAACATCGCCGAGAATGAGGGCGAGGAGGAAGAATGA
- the LOC132172556 gene encoding outer envelope pore protein 16-4, chloroplastic: MEDELHGVVPCSSLAVDSILRVGTAGALWGLCIGPYDARKLELTGVARASFVAKAVGKFGFQCGLVAGIYSVSRCGIQRYRGRNDWVNGLVAGTVAGAAVAARTRNWTQVIGMAGLVSAFSAAADYSRTS, from the exons ATGGAAGACGAGCTCCACGGCGTCGTTCCGTGCTCCTCCCTCGCCGTTGATTCCATCCTCCGCGTCGGAACG gcCGGTGCCCTATGGGGCTTGTGTATAGGTCCCTACGACGCTCGTAAACTAG AACTGACTGGTGTTGCTCGTGCTTCTTTTGTG GCGAAGGCGGTCGGCAAATTCGGCTTTCAATGTG GACTTGTTGCTGGAATTTATAGTGTTTCTCGCTGTGGAATTCAAAGATACCGGGGCCGGAACGATTGG GTGAATGGTTTGGTTGCGGGGACAGTAGCAGGAGCAGCTGTTGCTGCTAGAACACGAAACTGGACGCAGGTAATTGGGATGGCTGGTCTGGTTTCTGCCTTCAGTGCTGCTGCAGACTATTCCCGAACATCTTGA
- the LOC132171689 gene encoding magnesium/proton exchanger isoform X3, whose amino-acid sequence MASAHKKIVENIAGVSSIVGLEKCESYLLFPGETALGDGFRALLYFLGLAYCFIGLSAITARFFRSMENVVKQTRKVVEIDPSTKAEIVRYEKVWNYTIADITLLAFGTSFPQISLATIDALRNIGDLYAGGLGPATLVGSAAFDLFPIHAVCVVVPKAGELKKISDIGVWLVELFWSFWAYIWLYIILEVWTPNVVTLWEALLTVLQFGLLLTHAYAQDKRWPYLSLPLERTERPEDWVPLEATSCKNEYSQINFGEDEISDIVDIFSIHSTSETGQAYQKVPGTYDVAECSNNDIQNKISLEDSHVLKLWKQQFMDALTLESTESRKLNNVYLRLARVSWLLLLVPWRLLFAFVPPYQIVHGWIAFICSLIFISGIAYIVTELTDLISCVTGINAYVIAFTALAGGTSWPDLVASKIAAERQTTADSAIANITCSEYICWHRHSVAD is encoded by the exons ATGGCCTCTGCACATAAGAAAATTGTGGAAAACATAGCTGGTGTTTCCAGCATTGTTGGGCTTGAAAAATGTGAAAGCTACTTGCTATTTCCTGGTGAAACTGCCCTTGGGGATGGTTTTCGGGCCTTATTATATTTTCTAGGTCTGGCTTACTGTTTCATTGGATTGTCTGCTATAACTGCTCGTTTCTTCCGCTCTATGGAAAATGTTGTGAAGCAAACACGGAAAGTGGTAGAGATAGATCCTTCCACTAAAGCTGAAATTGTTAGATATGAAAAGGTGTGGAATTACACGATTGCAGACATTACCCTTCTGGCCTTTGGGACTAGCTTTCCTCAAATATCATTAGCCACTATTGATGCCCTACGAAACATTGGTGACCTGTATGCTGGAG GTTTGGGTCCTGCAACGCTTGTTGGTTCTGCTGCATTCGACCTTTTCCCCATCCATGCTGTTTGTGTTGTAGTTCCAAAAGCTGGAGAGTTGAAAAAGATATCTGATATAGGAGTTTGGCTAGTGGAGCTCTTTTGGTCTTTTTGGGCTTATATTTGGTTGTACATAATATTAGAG GTATGGACTCCAAATGTGGTTACACTGTGGGAGGCCTTATTGACGGTACTGCAATTTGGATTGCTGCTGACTCATGCTTATGCTCAAGACAAGCGTTGGCCCTACTTGTCTCTTCCTCT GGAAAGAACTGAGAGGCCAGAGGACTGGGTGCCGTTGGAAGCCACATCATGCAAGAATGAGTACTCTCAGATAAATTTTGGTGAAGATGAAATCAGCGACATTGTTgatattttctccattcattCAACAAGTGAAACGG GTCAAGCGTATCAAAAAGTGCCTGGAACTTATGATGTTGCTGAATGCTCCAACAATGATATCCAGAACAAGATCAGTTTAGAAGATTCTCATGTGCTCAAACTTTGGAAACAGCAATTCATGGATGCACTCACG TTGGAAAGCACAGAATCAAGAAAACTGAACAATGTCTATCTGCGACTAGCAAGAGTTTCCTGGCTGTTGCTTCTTGTACCATGGAGacttctttttgcttttgtgcCTCCTTACCAGATTGTCCATGGTTGGATTGCCTTCATCtgctctctcattttcatcagtGGGATAGCTTACATTGTAACTGAGCTGACAGATCTTATAAGTTGTGTCACAG GAATAAATGCATATGTCATAGCATTTACAGCATTAGCAGGTGGAACTTCATGGCCAGACTTGGTGGCAAGTAAGATTGCTGCTGAACGTCAGACAACAGCGGATTCTGCCATTGCAAACATCACTTGCAG TGAATATATATGTTGGCATCGGCATTCCGTGGCTGATTGA
- the LOC132172906 gene encoding (+)-borneol dehydrogenase 1-like, whose amino-acid sequence MSFTSSTASYERLEGKVAIITGGASGIGASAVRIFHEQGAKVVLADIQDDLGEAIAKNLGEHVCYIHCDVSKEDDVRDLVDATIAKHGKLDIMYNNAGVMDRPFGSILDTTKADLDRCVGVNLGGAFLGAKHAARVMVPRHKGVILFTASACTSIAGLSTHSYAASKYAIWGLARNLAAELGQHGVRVNCVSPFAVLTGMNSKGMHEDAIAQSEVAVSGMGNLKGEVLKPEGIARAALYLASDEANFVSGLNLVVDGGFSVVNPSMSMAHKLVPEN is encoded by the exons ATGAGTTTTACTTCTTCAACTGCATCTTACGAAAG GCTAGAGGGCAAGGTGGCAATTATCACCGGCGGTGCAAGCGGGATAGGAGCAAGCGCCGTGCGCATATTCCACGAGCAAGGTGCCAAAGTTGTGTTAGCCGACATCCAAGACGACCTCGGCGAAGCCATTGCCAAAAACCTTGGCGAACATGTCTGCTACATCCACTGCGACGTATCAAAGGAAGACGATGTTAGGGACCTTGTGGACGCAACCATTGCCAAACATGGAAAGCTCGACATCATGTACAACAATGCAGGCGTCATGGACCGCCCCTTTGGGAGCATTCTGGACACCACAAAGGCGGACCTCGACCGATGCGTCGGGGTTAACTTGGGTGGTGCATTTTTAG gTGCCAAGCATGCCGCAAGAGTCATGGTACCCCGACACAAGGGTGTAATATTATTTACCGCTAGCGCGTGCACATCAATTGCGGGGCTTTCAACTCACTCTTACGCTgcgtccaaatatgcaatatggGGTCTAGCCAGGAACTTGGCGGCGGAGCTTGGGCAGCACGGCGTAAGAGTGAATTGTGTATCGCCGTTTGCGGTGCTGACCGGCATGAATTCAAAGGGAATGCACGAAGACGCCATTGCCCAATCAGAAGTTGCAGTGAGCGGGATGGGGAACCTCAAGGGGGAAGTACTCAAGCCAGAGGGCATTGCTCGGGCTGCGCTCTACCTAGCTAGCGATGAAGCCAATTTTGTGAGCGGGCTCAACCTTGTGGTGGACGGTGGGTTCAGTGTGGTCAATCCTTCCATGTCGATGGCTCATAAACTTGTTCCAGAaaactag